The Psychromonas sp. MME1 genome window below encodes:
- the rpoB gene encoding DNA-directed RNA polymerase subunit beta has translation MGYSYTEKKRIRKDFGKRPQVMEKPYLLSIQLDSFKRFIEVDPTGEVGLEAAFNSIFPIASYSGTSELQYVSYRLGEPVFDVKECQIRGVTYSASLRVKLRLVIYDRDAPAGTVKDIREQEVYMGEMPLMTENGTFVINGTERVIVSQLHRSPGVFFDHDKGKTHSSGKVLYNARVIPYRGSWLDFEFDPKDNLFVRIDRRRKLPATIMLRALEYTTEEILAIFFDTSKFTIADGKVEMELIAERLRGDTATFEITANGKVYVEQGKRITARHIRQLETDNVTSIEVPLEYLENKVSAKDYVNAETGEIIVNANDQLTVELLAQLSQAGIKEFETIYTNELDCGSFMSETLRIDSSANRMDALVEIYRMMRPGEPPTKDAAEGLFQNLFFAEERYDLSKVGRMKFNRRVGIEGDEGVGILSNDDILSVMKTLIDIRNGNGIVDDIDHLGNRRIRCVGEMAENQFRVGLVRVERAVKERLSLGDLDATMPQDLINAKPISAAVKEFFGSSQLSQFMDQNNPLSEVTHKRRISALGPGGLTRERAGFEVRDVHATHYGRLCPIETPEGPNIGLINSLATFARTNDYGFLETPYRKVVDGKPTDQVEYLSAIEEGSFVIAQASASVDENGLLNDDMVQCRHNGETTFMGPLDIDYMDVSPQQIISVAASLIPFLEHDDANRALMGANMQRQAVPTLCADKPLVGTGIERRLAIDSGVTIIAKRGGVIDYVDASRIVVKVDENELLPGEAGIDIYNLTKYTRSNQNTCINQRPTCKPGEPIVRGDVLADGPSTDMGDLALGQNMKIAFMPWNGYNFEDSILISERVSQEDRFTTIHIQEFSCVARETKLGSEEITADIPNVGEAALSKLDESGIVYVGAEVKPGDILVGKVTPKGETQLTPEEKLLRAIFGEKASDVKDSSLRVSNSTYATVIDVQVFTRDGVEKDKRALEIEEMQLKAAKKDLTEKFQILENAIYEKALNILVSAGHDAARLKQMPRAQWLDVTIDDETKQSYLDQIIAQFDEIKANYDKEFDLKRRKIIQGDDLAPGVQKIVKVYLAVRRRLQPGDKMAGRHGNKGVISNIVPVEDMPYDEFGVPVDIVLNPLGVPSRMNIGQILETHLGLAAKGVGEKLERMIKDQREVEMAKVREYIQKLYSFGDAPCHVDLNEFDDEAVLRLAKNLYKGLPVATPAFDGANESEIRELLRLADLPESGQLQLTDGRTGIPFERPVTVGYMYMLKLNHLVDDKMHARSTGSYSLVTQQPLGGKAQFGGQRFGEMEVWALEAYGAAYTLQEMLTVKSDDVNGRTKMYKNIVDGDHRMEPGMPESFNVLLKEIRSLGINIELDENN, from the coding sequence ATGGGTTACTCTTATACTGAGAAAAAACGTATTCGTAAGGATTTTGGGAAGCGTCCACAAGTAATGGAAAAACCATACCTGTTGTCGATTCAACTTGATTCATTCAAACGATTCATTGAAGTAGATCCAACTGGAGAGGTTGGTCTAGAAGCTGCTTTCAATAGCATTTTCCCGATCGCCAGTTATTCAGGCACATCAGAACTACAATATGTCAGCTACCGTTTAGGTGAGCCGGTATTTGATGTCAAGGAATGCCAGATTCGTGGAGTTACATACTCTGCTTCATTACGTGTTAAATTGCGTCTTGTTATTTACGATCGTGATGCACCAGCAGGCACGGTTAAAGATATTCGTGAACAAGAAGTGTACATGGGTGAAATGCCACTCATGACCGAGAATGGTACTTTTGTAATCAATGGTACTGAGCGTGTTATCGTTTCTCAATTACACCGTAGTCCAGGTGTATTCTTCGATCACGATAAAGGTAAAACACACAGTTCAGGTAAAGTTCTTTATAACGCACGCGTGATCCCATATCGTGGCTCTTGGTTAGACTTTGAATTCGACCCTAAAGATAACCTATTTGTTCGTATCGACCGTCGTCGTAAACTCCCTGCAACCATCATGTTGCGTGCTTTAGAGTACACAACAGAAGAGATTCTAGCGATTTTCTTTGACACCAGTAAATTTACTATTGCTGATGGCAAAGTTGAGATGGAGTTAATCGCAGAGCGCTTACGTGGTGACACCGCGACGTTTGAAATTACTGCTAATGGCAAAGTATACGTTGAGCAAGGCAAACGCATTACCGCTCGTCATATTCGTCAATTAGAAACGGATAATGTTACTAGTATTGAAGTGCCACTTGAATACCTTGAAAACAAAGTCTCTGCAAAAGATTATGTAAATGCAGAAACGGGTGAAATCATTGTTAATGCAAATGATCAACTTACGGTTGAATTGCTTGCACAACTTTCTCAAGCGGGTATCAAAGAGTTTGAAACTATTTATACCAATGAGCTTGATTGTGGTTCATTTATGTCAGAGACCCTGCGCATAGATTCTTCTGCTAACCGTATGGACGCGTTAGTTGAAATTTATCGTATGATGCGTCCTGGTGAGCCACCAACAAAAGACGCCGCTGAAGGTTTATTCCAAAATCTATTCTTCGCTGAAGAGCGTTATGATCTATCTAAAGTAGGTCGTATGAAGTTCAATCGTCGCGTTGGTATTGAAGGCGATGAAGGTGTGGGTATCCTATCTAATGATGATATTTTAAGTGTAATGAAAACACTTATCGATATCCGTAATGGTAACGGTATTGTTGATGATATCGACCACCTTGGTAACCGTCGTATTCGTTGTGTTGGCGAAATGGCTGAAAACCAATTCCGTGTTGGCTTAGTACGTGTTGAACGTGCCGTTAAAGAGCGTCTATCGTTAGGTGACCTTGATGCGACCATGCCACAGGACTTAATCAACGCGAAACCTATTTCTGCTGCTGTTAAAGAGTTCTTTGGTTCATCACAACTATCACAGTTTATGGATCAAAATAACCCGTTATCAGAAGTGACACATAAACGTCGTATCTCTGCATTAGGCCCTGGTGGTTTGACGCGTGAGCGCGCAGGCTTTGAAGTACGTGACGTACATGCAACGCACTACGGTCGTTTATGTCCAATTGAAACGCCAGAGGGACCAAACATCGGTTTGATCAACTCACTGGCTACGTTTGCTCGTACTAACGATTACGGTTTCTTAGAAACACCTTACCGTAAAGTGGTTGACGGCAAACCAACGGATCAAGTTGAATACTTATCTGCAATCGAAGAAGGTTCCTTTGTTATCGCACAGGCGAGTGCAAGTGTTGATGAAAATGGCCTACTTAACGATGATATGGTGCAATGTCGTCATAACGGTGAAACCACCTTTATGGGACCGCTAGACATTGACTATATGGATGTATCGCCACAGCAGATCATCTCAGTTGCAGCGTCACTTATTCCGTTCTTAGAACACGATGATGCTAACCGTGCCTTAATGGGTGCGAACATGCAACGTCAAGCGGTACCAACGCTATGTGCAGATAAGCCATTAGTCGGTACTGGTATTGAGCGTCGTTTGGCGATTGACTCGGGTGTGACTATCATCGCTAAACGTGGTGGTGTGATCGACTATGTTGATGCGTCTCGTATTGTTGTTAAAGTGGATGAAAACGAACTACTTCCTGGTGAAGCGGGTATCGATATCTATAACTTAACTAAATACACGCGTTCAAACCAAAACACTTGTATTAACCAGCGCCCAACCTGTAAACCAGGTGAGCCGATTGTTCGTGGTGATGTATTGGCTGATGGCCCATCAACGGATATGGGTGATTTGGCACTGGGCCAAAACATGAAGATTGCCTTCATGCCTTGGAATGGTTACAACTTTGAGGATTCGATCCTTATTTCTGAGCGTGTATCGCAGGAAGATCGTTTTACTACTATTCATATTCAAGAGTTTTCATGTGTTGCGCGTGAAACAAAATTAGGTAGTGAAGAGATCACTGCCGATATTCCGAATGTGGGTGAAGCTGCGCTGAGCAAACTTGATGAGTCAGGTATTGTTTACGTTGGTGCAGAAGTTAAACCTGGTGATATCTTAGTTGGTAAAGTGACACCTAAGGGTGAAACACAACTAACACCAGAAGAGAAACTATTACGTGCTATTTTCGGTGAAAAAGCGTCTGACGTGAAAGATAGCTCTTTACGTGTATCTAACTCAACTTATGCAACGGTTATCGACGTACAAGTCTTTACCCGTGATGGCGTTGAGAAAGATAAACGTGCGCTTGAAATTGAAGAGATGCAGTTAAAAGCGGCGAAGAAAGATTTAACTGAGAAGTTCCAAATCTTAGAAAACGCAATCTATGAAAAAGCATTAAATATTCTTGTTAGTGCAGGACATGATGCGGCGCGCTTAAAACAGATGCCTCGTGCACAATGGTTAGATGTAACGATTGATGATGAAACTAAACAATCTTATTTGGACCAAATCATCGCGCAATTCGATGAAATTAAAGCCAATTACGATAAAGAGTTTGATCTAAAACGTCGTAAAATTATCCAAGGTGATGATTTGGCTCCTGGCGTTCAAAAAATCGTTAAGGTTTACCTAGCGGTACGCCGTCGCCTACAACCAGGTGATAAAATGGCTGGTCGTCACGGTAACAAAGGTGTTATTTCAAACATCGTTCCTGTGGAAGATATGCCTTACGATGAATTTGGTGTTCCAGTTGATATCGTACTTAACCCATTGGGTGTACCGTCACGTATGAACATCGGTCAGATTTTAGAAACTCACTTGGGCCTAGCGGCTAAAGGAGTGGGCGAAAAACTTGAGCGTATGATCAAAGATCAGCGTGAAGTGGAAATGGCTAAAGTCCGTGAGTATATTCAAAAACTATACTCATTTGGTGATGCGCCATGCCATGTTGACCTCAATGAGTTCGATGATGAAGCGGTATTGCGTTTAGCTAAAAATCTTTATAAAGGCTTACCGGTTGCAACACCTGCGTTTGATGGCGCAAATGAAAGCGAGATCCGTGAGTTATTACGCCTTGCAGATTTACCTGAATCGGGTCAGTTACAATTGACAGATGGCCGTACGGGTATCCCATTTGAACGTCCTGTAACGGTTGGTTACATGTACATGCTGAAATTGAATCACTTAGTTGATGATAAAATGCATGCACGTTCAACTGGCTCTTATAGCTTAGTTACGCAACAACCATTAGGTGGTAAAGCGCAGTTTGGTGGTCAACGTTTCGGTGAGATGGAAGTATGGGCACTAGAAGCTTATGGTGCCGCTTACACGCTTCAAGAAATGCTTACCGTTAAATCGGACGATGTTAACGGTCGTACTAAGATGTATAAAAACATCGTTGATGGCGACCATAGAATGGAACCAGGTATGCCTGAGTCATTCAACGTATTGTTGAAAGAGATCCGTTCATTAGGCATTAACATTGAGCTAGATGAAAATAACTAA
- the rpoC gene encoding DNA-directed RNA polymerase subunit beta' encodes MKDLLKFLKQQNKSKEFDGIKIGLASPEVIRSWSFGEVKKPETINYRTFKPEREGLFCARIFGPIKDYECLCGKYKRLKHRGVICEKCGVEVTQSKVRRDRMGHIELASPVAHIWFLKSLPSRIGLMLDMTLRDIERILYFESFVVIEPGMTDLERGQILLEEEYLDMLEQWGDEFEAIMGAEAVFALLKQLDLEHEISVMREELESTNSETKRKKLTKRLKLVEAFHQSNNKAEWMILTVLPVLPPDLRPLVPLDGGRFATSDLNDLYRRVINRNNRLKRLLDLAAPDIIVRNEKRMLQESVDALLDNGRRGRAITGSNKRPLKSLADMIKGKQGRFRQNLLGKRVDYSGRSVITVGPTLRLHQCGLPKKMALELFKPFVYGKLEALGLATTIKAAKKLVDREGGEVWDILEGVIREHPVLLNRAPTLHRLGIQAFEPVLIEGKAIQLHPLVCAAYNADFDGDQMAVHVPLTIEAQLEARTLMMSTNNILSPANGEPIIVPSQDVVLGLYYMTRSKINAKGEGMWFQSPKEVEKAYRAGAVGLQAIIKVRMTQVHIAEDKSRSETTEIVETTVGRAILSLIMPEGLPFAHVDLDMGKKAISNALNACYRLLGIKDTVIFADQLMYTGFEYATLSGVSVGINDMVIPDAKKTLVAGAEEQVTEIHEQFQAGLVTAGERYNKVIDIWASANEQVAKAMMENLSTDTVKNSKGEDEDEKSFNSVYMMADSGARGSPAQIRQLAGMRGLMAKPDGSIIETPIVANFREGLNVLQYFISTHGARKGLADTALKTANSGYLTRRLVDIAQDLVITEEDCGSEEGLLVKPLIQGGDIVEPLRERVLGRVVAKDVIKPGTDNEILFARNTLLDEKLCDLIEEASVDQIWVRSVITCRTDFGACSACYGRDLARGHMVGQGEAIGVMAAQSIGEPGTQLTMRTFHIGGAASRSASENNVQVKNSGKVKLHNAKFVINSDGKVVVTSRSTELTIIDELGRTKENHKLPYGAVLDKQDGDEIVAGEIVANWDPHTHPIITEVEGTVEFLDFIEGITINKQTDELTGLSSIVIIDPAQRPTAGKEMRPMAKLVDAKGNDLFIPGTEVAAQYALPANAIVSLEDGAKVRVGDAVARIPQESSKTRDITGGLPRVADLFEARTPKDAAILAEVSGTLSFGKETKGKRRLVITQANGDIYEEMIPKWRHLNIFEGEKIEKGEVISDGPESPHDILRLRGISPVANYITNEVQEVYRLQGVKINDKHIEVIVNQMLRKCLITDNGDSSFLVGEQAEVVRVVIENRRLEAEGKVPAKFDYQLLGITKASLATESFISAASFQETTRVLTEAAVAGKCDELHGLKENVIVGRLIPAGTGFAHHKARAAEKAKALAPIAEDAVINVDDAEQNLADLLNAVDFGE; translated from the coding sequence GTGAAAGACTTACTCAAGTTTTTAAAGCAACAAAACAAATCCAAAGAATTCGATGGAATTAAAATTGGATTAGCATCGCCTGAAGTGATCCGTTCTTGGTCATTTGGTGAAGTTAAAAAACCAGAAACCATCAATTACCGTACTTTTAAACCAGAGCGTGAAGGGCTTTTCTGTGCGCGTATCTTTGGTCCGATTAAAGATTACGAATGTTTATGTGGTAAATACAAACGCCTAAAACATCGTGGTGTTATCTGTGAAAAATGTGGTGTTGAGGTAACTCAATCTAAAGTTCGTCGTGACCGTATGGGCCACATCGAATTAGCATCACCCGTTGCACATATTTGGTTCCTTAAATCACTTCCATCTCGTATCGGCCTAATGCTAGATATGACGTTACGTGATATTGAGCGTATCCTCTATTTTGAATCTTTTGTCGTTATCGAGCCGGGTATGACCGACCTTGAGCGTGGTCAAATACTTCTTGAAGAAGAGTATTTAGATATGCTTGAGCAGTGGGGCGATGAGTTTGAAGCAATCATGGGCGCGGAAGCGGTTTTTGCTTTATTAAAACAACTTGACCTTGAACACGAAATTTCGGTAATGCGTGAAGAGTTAGAGAGCACAAACTCTGAAACTAAACGTAAGAAATTGACTAAACGTCTAAAATTGGTTGAAGCTTTCCATCAATCAAATAATAAAGCGGAATGGATGATTTTAACGGTATTACCCGTTTTACCACCTGATTTACGCCCACTAGTACCACTAGATGGCGGACGTTTTGCTACCTCAGATTTGAATGACTTATATCGTCGTGTTATTAACCGTAATAACCGTCTAAAACGTCTATTAGATCTTGCTGCGCCAGACATCATCGTACGTAATGAAAAACGTATGTTACAAGAGTCTGTGGATGCATTATTAGATAATGGCCGTCGTGGACGTGCTATTACAGGTTCAAACAAACGTCCTCTGAAATCACTTGCTGATATGATCAAAGGTAAGCAAGGTCGTTTCCGTCAGAATCTACTCGGTAAACGTGTTGATTACTCTGGTCGTTCTGTAATTACCGTAGGCCCAACACTGCGTTTACATCAGTGTGGTCTACCGAAGAAAATGGCGCTTGAGCTATTTAAGCCATTTGTTTACGGTAAATTAGAAGCATTAGGTCTTGCGACAACCATTAAAGCGGCTAAAAAATTAGTGGATCGTGAAGGTGGTGAAGTTTGGGATATCCTTGAAGGGGTTATCCGTGAACATCCAGTGCTACTTAACCGTGCTCCTACACTACACAGATTAGGTATCCAAGCCTTTGAACCTGTATTAATCGAAGGTAAAGCGATTCAGCTTCATCCATTGGTTTGTGCGGCTTATAACGCCGACTTCGATGGTGACCAAATGGCGGTACACGTACCGTTAACGATTGAAGCACAGCTTGAAGCTCGTACCTTAATGATGTCTACGAATAATATCCTATCACCTGCCAATGGTGAGCCGATTATCGTACCATCACAGGACGTTGTACTTGGCCTTTATTATATGACTCGCTCTAAAATAAATGCGAAGGGCGAAGGCATGTGGTTCCAAAGTCCGAAGGAAGTTGAAAAAGCTTACCGTGCTGGTGCTGTGGGTCTGCAAGCGATCATTAAAGTGCGCATGACACAAGTTCATATCGCTGAAGACAAATCTCGTAGTGAGACAACTGAAATCGTTGAAACTACTGTTGGTCGTGCAATCCTGTCATTAATCATGCCAGAAGGTTTACCTTTTGCACATGTCGACCTTGATATGGGTAAAAAAGCAATTTCCAATGCATTGAATGCTTGTTACCGTTTATTGGGTATTAAAGATACGGTTATTTTTGCTGACCAATTAATGTATACCGGTTTTGAATATGCAACGTTATCGGGTGTTTCTGTTGGTATCAACGATATGGTGATACCAGATGCTAAGAAAACATTAGTGGCTGGTGCAGAAGAGCAAGTAACTGAAATTCATGAGCAATTCCAAGCTGGTCTTGTAACTGCTGGTGAACGTTACAATAAAGTTATCGATATTTGGGCAAGTGCCAATGAACAAGTAGCGAAAGCGATGATGGAAAATCTTTCTACTGATACGGTGAAAAACAGTAAAGGTGAAGATGAAGATGAGAAATCATTTAACAGCGTTTATATGATGGCCGACTCAGGCGCTCGTGGTAGCCCCGCACAGATTCGTCAGCTAGCTGGTATGCGTGGTCTGATGGCGAAACCAGATGGTTCGATCATTGAAACACCAATCGTGGCTAACTTCCGTGAAGGTCTAAACGTATTACAGTACTTTATCTCGACGCATGGTGCTCGTAAAGGTCTTGCCGATACCGCACTTAAAACAGCGAACTCGGGTTACTTAACACGTCGTTTAGTGGATATTGCACAAGATTTAGTTATCACTGAAGAAGATTGTGGTAGTGAAGAAGGTCTATTAGTTAAACCGCTTATTCAAGGTGGCGATATCGTTGAGCCGTTACGTGAGCGTGTATTGGGTCGTGTTGTTGCTAAGGATGTTATTAAGCCTGGTACAGATAATGAGATCCTATTTGCTCGTAACACGCTACTTGACGAAAAACTGTGCGACTTAATTGAAGAAGCCTCAGTTGACCAAATTTGGGTACGTAGTGTTATTACTTGTCGTACTGACTTTGGTGCCTGTTCAGCCTGTTACGGTCGTGACTTGGCTCGTGGTCATATGGTTGGTCAAGGTGAAGCTATCGGTGTTATGGCGGCACAATCAATCGGTGAGCCAGGAACACAGCTTACAATGCGTACGTTCCATATCGGTGGTGCTGCTTCGCGTTCTGCTTCTGAAAATAATGTTCAGGTTAAAAACAGCGGTAAAGTTAAATTACATAACGCGAAATTTGTAATTAACTCTGATGGTAAAGTGGTTGTAACATCTCGTTCAACTGAATTAACCATTATCGATGAGTTAGGTCGTACGAAAGAGAACCATAAATTACCTTATGGTGCGGTACTTGATAAGCAAGATGGTGATGAGATTGTCGCTGGCGAAATCGTTGCTAACTGGGATCCACATACACATCCAATTATTACGGAAGTGGAAGGTACGGTTGAGTTCTTAGACTTTATCGAAGGTATTACCATCAATAAACAAACTGATGAATTAACTGGTTTATCAAGTATTGTTATTATTGATCCTGCGCAACGTCCTACTGCGGGTAAAGAGATGCGTCCAATGGCTAAGCTTGTTGATGCCAAAGGTAATGATCTATTTATTCCTGGTACAGAAGTTGCTGCGCAATATGCACTACCTGCAAACGCAATCGTAAGCCTAGAAGATGGCGCGAAAGTACGAGTGGGTGATGCGGTTGCACGTATTCCACAGGAAAGTTCAAAAACACGTGATATTACCGGTGGTCTTCCACGCGTTGCGGATCTATTTGAAGCTCGTACACCTAAAGATGCAGCTATCCTTGCTGAAGTTTCTGGTACGCTTTCATTTGGTAAAGAGACTAAAGGTAAGCGTCGTCTAGTGATCACTCAGGCGAACGGCGATATCTATGAAGAGATGATACCTAAATGGCGTCACCTAAATATCTTCGAAGGTGAGAAGATTGAAAAAGGTGAGGTTATTTCTGACGGTCCAGAATCTCCACATGATATTCTTCGTTTACGTGGTATTAGCCCAGTGGCTAACTACATCACGAACGAAGTACAAGAAGTTTACCGTTTACAAGGCGTAAAAATTAATGATAAACATATTGAAGTTATCGTTAACCAAATGCTACGTAAGTGTTTGATCACTGATAATGGTGATTCAAGCTTCTTAGTGGGTGAACAAGCTGAAGTCGTACGTGTTGTGATTGAAAATCGCCGTCTTGAAGCGGAAGGTAAAGTACCTGCTAAATTTGATTACCAATTATTGGGTATCACTAAGGCATCACTTGCCACTGAGTCATTTATCTCAGCTGCTTCATTCCAAGAAACAACGCGTGTTCTTACTGAAGCTGCCGTTGCAGGCAAATGTGATGAATTACATGGTCTAAAAGAGAATGTAATCGTTGGTCGCTTGATCCCTGCTGGTACTGGTTTTGCACATCATAAAGCACGTGCTGCAGAGAAAGCGAAAGCACTTGCTCCGATAGCTGAAGATGCGGTTATCAATGTTGATGACGCAGAGCAAAATCTTGCTGATCTACTTAACGCAGTTGACTTTGGTGAGTAA
- a CDS encoding RidA family protein, producing MTDKKIINTELAPAAIGPYSQANQFANLVYTSGQIPLVPETMEIIEGGISEQTEQVMKNLMAVLAAANASSKSVIKTTCFIKDMNDFAAFNAVYATYFPEAAPARSCVEVARLPKDVLVEVEAIAYCG from the coding sequence ATGACTGATAAAAAAATAATTAATACTGAGCTTGCGCCAGCTGCTATCGGCCCTTACTCTCAGGCGAACCAATTTGCTAATTTAGTCTATACTTCTGGGCAAATACCATTAGTGCCAGAGACAATGGAAATTATAGAGGGTGGTATTAGTGAACAAACTGAGCAGGTAATGAAAAACTTAATGGCGGTGTTAGCCGCGGCTAATGCATCGTCAAAGTCAGTCATTAAAACGACCTGTTTTATTAAAGATATGAATGACTTTGCCGCTTTTAATGCAGTTTATGCGACTTACTTCCCTGAGGCTGCTCCAGCGCGCTCTTGTGTTGAAGTTGCCCGCTTACCAAAAGATGTCTTGGTAGAGGTTGAAGCGATAGCCTATTGCGGTTAG
- the tusD gene encoding sulfurtransferase complex subunit TusD gives MGVFFYQEGVLNANQLVSPATDEINLPDFWAELARKNNFPLEVCVSASLRRGVLDQQEAKQLAQVQFNLKTPFVLSGLGQLAELSASCDRLLQFK, from the coding sequence GTGGGAGTATTTTTTTATCAAGAGGGGGTACTTAACGCAAATCAGTTGGTTAGCCCTGCAACGGATGAAATAAACCTACCTGATTTTTGGGCTGAGTTAGCCAGAAAAAATAATTTTCCCTTAGAAGTCTGTGTCTCTGCGTCACTGCGTAGAGGTGTGCTTGATCAGCAGGAGGCAAAACAGTTGGCACAGGTTCAATTTAATTTAAAAACACCTTTCGTGTTAAGTGGGTTAGGGCAACTTGCTGAGCTGAGTGCGAGCTGTGACCGATTATTACAGTTTAAATAG
- the tusC gene encoding sulfurtransferase complex subunit TusC, with protein sequence MMTEKTIGIINRSLPHGSSAGRESLDLTLAMSAFNESLSIFFIGDGIYQLLKGQSPLDILQKHYQPLFKMLELYDVENRYVCAHSMAVRGVTVDQLIIDVTPLDKAALQLKLAQQVQLLSF encoded by the coding sequence ATGATGACGGAAAAAACAATTGGTATTATAAACCGCAGCTTACCTCACGGCAGCTCGGCGGGACGCGAGTCATTGGATTTAACCTTGGCGATGTCTGCCTTTAATGAATCGTTGTCGATATTTTTTATTGGTGATGGTATTTATCAGCTATTAAAGGGCCAATCTCCGCTAGATATTCTACAAAAACATTATCAGCCGTTATTTAAGATGCTGGAATTGTATGATGTAGAAAATAGATATGTCTGTGCGCACTCAATGGCCGTTAGGGGGGTCACTGTCGACCAATTAATTATCGATGTCACGCCACTAGATAAAGCGGCATTACAACTTAAACTCGCACAGCAAGTGCAATTATTGAGTTTTTAA
- the tusB gene encoding sulfurtransferase complex subunit TusB, with translation MILHTVNKSPFASFAIGDCLELLSDNDSLLLIEDAVIATAADHHYFAELDKLSEQGRLFVLAADLDARGICNKIAKQCCYAEFVELAATHQSQLAW, from the coding sequence ATGATATTACATACCGTTAATAAATCGCCCTTTGCTTCATTTGCTATTGGCGATTGCCTTGAATTACTGAGTGATAATGATAGCCTGTTACTGATAGAGGATGCGGTTATTGCCACTGCCGCTGACCATCACTATTTTGCTGAGCTTGATAAATTATCAGAACAAGGTCGCTTGTTCGTATTAGCAGCCGATCTTGATGCTCGTGGCATCTGCAATAAAATCGCCAAGCAATGCTGCTACGCAGAGTTTGTTGAGCTCGCTGCTACACATCAGAGTCAACTGGCTTGGTGA
- the rpsL gene encoding 30S ribosomal protein S12, whose protein sequence is MATISQLVRSPRKDKVQKTNVPALEACPQKRGVCTRVYTTTPKKPNSAMRKVARVRLTNGFEVTSYIGGEGHNLQEHSVILIRGGRVKDLPGVRYHTVRGALDTSGVAARRKGRSKYGAKKPKS, encoded by the coding sequence ATGGCAACAATTTCACAATTGGTACGCAGCCCGCGTAAGGACAAAGTTCAAAAAACTAATGTTCCTGCGTTAGAAGCGTGTCCACAAAAACGTGGCGTATGTACTCGTGTATATACTACTACACCAAAAAAACCTAACTCAGCGATGCGTAAAGTTGCTCGTGTTCGTCTAACTAACGGTTTCGAAGTTACTTCGTACATCGGTGGTGAAGGCCATAACTTGCAAGAGCATAGTGTAATCTTGATCCGTGGCGGTCGTGTAAAAGATTTACCAGGTGTTCGTTACCATACTGTTCGTGGTGCACTAGATACTTCTGGTGTTGCAGCACGTCGTAAAGGTCGTTCTAAGTACGGTGCTAAAAAGCCAAAATCATAA
- the rpsG gene encoding 30S ribosomal protein S7 encodes MPRRRVVATRKILPDPKFGSELLAKFVNVVMVDGKKSISEKIVYGALEAAAEKSGKAALDIFEVALENIRPSVEVKSRRVGGSTYQVPVEVRPSRRNALAMRWLVEASRKRGEKSMALRMAGELVDAADNKGSAVKKREDVHRMADANKAFAHYRW; translated from the coding sequence ATGCCAAGAAGACGCGTCGTAGCTACTCGTAAAATCCTTCCAGATCCTAAGTTCGGATCGGAACTTTTAGCAAAATTCGTTAACGTTGTAATGGTTGACGGTAAAAAATCTATTTCAGAAAAAATCGTATATGGTGCACTTGAAGCAGCTGCTGAAAAAAGCGGTAAAGCAGCACTAGATATATTTGAAGTAGCTCTTGAAAATATACGCCCAAGCGTCGAGGTTAAATCTCGTCGTGTTGGTGGTTCAACATACCAAGTACCAGTAGAAGTTCGTCCTTCTCGTCGTAATGCGTTAGCAATGCGTTGGTTAGTTGAAGCATCACGTAAGCGTGGTGAAAAATCAATGGCATTACGTATGGCTGGTGAGCTAGTTGATGCAGCAGATAATAAAGGCTCTGCGGTTAAGAAACGTGAAGACGTTCACCGTATGGCTGACGCAAACAAAGCGTTTGCACACTACCGTTGGTAG